In Aquimarina sp. TRL1, a single window of DNA contains:
- a CDS encoding 3'-5' exonuclease: MELNLKKPICFFDLETTGVNITKDRIVEISILKVFPNGNKESKTWLVNPEMPIPPATTEIHGISDEKVANEPTFKQLASKVHEMIKGCDLGGFNSNRFDIPLLAEELLRAGYDFDMKNTVGVDVQTIFHKMEKRTLSAAYKFYCDKDLEGAHSAEADTMATYEVLKAQLDRYPELENDTKFLADFSSRNQFADFAGFIAFNNKKEEVFSFGKHKGKLVAQVLEDEPGYFGWIQNADFPLYTKKVLTAIRLRKLNNSFK, translated from the coding sequence ATGGAGCTTAATTTAAAAAAACCGATATGTTTTTTCGATCTTGAAACAACCGGGGTTAATATAACGAAAGATCGTATTGTCGAAATTTCAATTCTAAAAGTATTTCCGAATGGAAATAAAGAAAGTAAAACATGGCTGGTAAATCCGGAGATGCCAATTCCTCCTGCTACCACTGAGATTCATGGGATTTCTGATGAGAAAGTCGCTAATGAACCTACTTTTAAGCAACTGGCTTCAAAAGTACATGAGATGATCAAAGGCTGTGATTTAGGAGGGTTTAACTCGAATCGATTTGATATTCCCTTATTAGCAGAAGAGTTGTTGAGAGCAGGATATGATTTTGATATGAAAAATACTGTAGGGGTCGATGTACAGACGATTTTTCATAAAATGGAAAAGAGAACCTTATCAGCAGCCTATAAGTTTTATTGCGATAAAGATTTGGAAGGAGCACATTCTGCAGAAGCCGATACGATGGCGACATATGAAGTACTAAAAGCTCAGTTAGATCGCTATCCGGAACTAGAGAATGATACTAAATTTTTAGCAGATTTTAGTTCTAGAAATCAGTTTGCCGATTTTGCAGGTTTTATAGCTTTTAACAATAAAAAAGAAGAAGTGTTTTCTTTCGGAAAACACAAAGGAAAACTTGTAGCACAGGTACTCGAAGATGAGCCTGGGTATTTTGGATGGATTCAGAATGCAGATTTTCCATTGTATACAAAAAAAGTATTGACGGCTATTCGTTTGAGGAAATTGAATAATAGCTTTAAATAA
- the rimO gene encoding 30S ribosomal protein S12 methylthiotransferase RimO has protein sequence MRTKTLKKNKINVVTLGCSKNVYDSEVLMGQLKANNKEVVHEEEGNVVVINTCGFINNAKEESVNTILEYLHKKEEGVVDKVFVTGCLSERYKPDLQKEIPDVDQYFGTTELPGLLKALGADYKHELIGERLTTTPKNYAYLKIAEGCDRPCSFCAIPLMRGKHVSTPIEELVVEATKLAANGVKEIILIAQDLTYYGLDLYKKRKLADLLKELVKVDGIEWIRLHYAFPTGFPMEVLALMREEPKICNYIDIPLQHIADPVLKSMRRGTTKAKTTKLLNEFRTAVPEMAIRTTLIVGYPGETQEDFETLREWVREMRFERLGCFTYSHEENTHAYSLEDDVPEDVKIARANEIMEIQSQISWELNQEKIGKEFNVIIDRKEGQYFVGRTESDSPDVDNEVLIDATKQYLKTGEFTRVKIYEAEDFDLYGELV, from the coding sequence ATGAGGACAAAGACGTTAAAGAAAAATAAAATCAATGTAGTAACCCTGGGATGCAGTAAGAATGTCTACGACAGTGAGGTGTTGATGGGACAACTAAAAGCCAATAATAAAGAAGTAGTGCATGAGGAGGAAGGAAATGTGGTTGTGATCAATACATGTGGTTTTATTAATAATGCGAAGGAGGAATCAGTGAATACTATACTAGAGTATTTACATAAAAAAGAAGAAGGAGTTGTAGATAAGGTTTTTGTTACAGGGTGCTTGTCGGAGCGATACAAACCGGATTTGCAAAAAGAGATTCCTGATGTGGATCAGTATTTTGGAACAACAGAATTGCCGGGGCTATTAAAGGCTTTAGGAGCAGATTATAAGCATGAACTGATTGGTGAGCGATTAACTACTACACCTAAGAATTACGCGTATCTCAAAATAGCAGAAGGGTGTGACAGACCTTGTTCTTTTTGTGCAATTCCGTTAATGAGAGGGAAACATGTGTCTACCCCCATAGAAGAATTGGTTGTAGAAGCGACAAAATTGGCAGCTAATGGGGTAAAAGAAATTATTCTGATCGCTCAGGATTTGACATATTATGGTCTGGATTTGTATAAAAAAAGGAAACTGGCAGACTTGTTAAAAGAACTGGTGAAAGTTGATGGTATTGAGTGGATACGTCTTCATTATGCATTTCCTACCGGATTTCCGATGGAGGTATTGGCGCTAATGAGAGAAGAACCAAAAATATGTAATTATATCGATATTCCATTACAGCATATTGCAGACCCTGTTTTAAAATCCATGCGCAGAGGAACTACGAAAGCAAAAACAACTAAGTTGCTAAATGAATTTAGGACTGCTGTCCCTGAAATGGCAATCCGTACTACTTTGATTGTTGGATACCCGGGAGAAACGCAGGAAGATTTTGAGACGCTTAGAGAATGGGTACGAGAAATGCGTTTTGAGCGTTTAGGTTGTTTTACATATTCCCATGAGGAAAATACCCATGCCTATTCTTTAGAAGACGATGTGCCTGAAGATGTGAAAATAGCAAGAGCTAATGAGATTATGGAAATCCAATCACAAATTTCCTGGGAACTCAATCAGGAAAAAATAGGAAAAGAGTTTAATGTGATTATTGATCGAAAAGAAGGGCAGTATTTTGTAGGTAGAACAGAGTCAGATTCTCCGGATGTGGATAATGAAGTGTTGATTGATGCTACCAAACAATATTTAAAAACAGGAGAATTTACACGAGTAAAAATATATGAAGCAGAAGATTTTGATCTGTACGGAGAGTTAGTTTAG
- a CDS encoding CinA family nicotinamide mononucleotide deamidase-related protein — MQAEIITIGDEILIGQIVDSNSSFIGRKLGEIGIDVAQITSISDQREHILTAMSAAAARVDVVLITGGLGPTKDDVTKATLCEFFQDSLQENEEVLAHIEMLFTTYLKKPTSELNRLQAMVPSQAIVLKNEYGTAPGMWMEKDGTVFIAMPGVPFEMENIMLSGVLPRLQTKFERPFILHTTIQTYGIGESDLAIQLEDWEDNLPPFIKLAYLPQLGRVRLRLSARGTDQKRIEEAVAKEIASLQKLIGTSIVSIGEDPIEKRIGALLKEKGYTLAAAESCTGGKVAHTISAVEGASAYFVGGIVSYATRSKTEVLGVEASLIERYSVTSIEVAERMALKAKEKFGSDYAIATTGNAGPDKGDGDVEVGTIFLAVATPDGVSSKEVRFGKNRAQNVARAVNKSLEMVFNLLK, encoded by the coding sequence ATGCAAGCAGAAATTATAACGATAGGAGATGAAATTCTTATCGGTCAGATTGTTGATTCAAATTCTTCATTTATAGGGCGAAAGCTTGGCGAGATAGGAATTGATGTAGCTCAAATAACTTCCATTAGTGATCAGCGAGAACATATTTTAACAGCTATGTCAGCAGCGGCGGCTCGTGTAGATGTAGTGCTCATAACCGGTGGTTTGGGACCTACAAAAGATGATGTTACCAAAGCGACTTTATGTGAGTTTTTTCAAGATTCATTGCAGGAAAATGAAGAAGTTCTGGCGCATATAGAAATGTTATTCACTACCTATTTGAAAAAACCAACTTCAGAATTAAATAGATTGCAGGCAATGGTGCCTAGTCAGGCTATAGTGCTAAAGAATGAGTATGGAACTGCTCCTGGAATGTGGATGGAAAAAGACGGAACAGTATTTATAGCTATGCCGGGAGTGCCTTTTGAGATGGAAAACATCATGCTGTCAGGAGTATTGCCTCGGTTGCAAACAAAATTTGAACGTCCTTTTATTTTGCATACCACAATCCAGACCTATGGAATAGGAGAGAGTGATCTGGCAATACAGTTAGAAGATTGGGAGGATAACTTACCACCCTTTATAAAATTAGCATACTTGCCTCAATTGGGTAGAGTGCGGTTGCGTTTATCAGCCAGAGGAACAGATCAAAAACGTATAGAAGAAGCAGTAGCTAAAGAGATTGCTTCTCTTCAGAAATTGATAGGTACTTCTATTGTTAGTATAGGAGAGGATCCTATAGAAAAGCGTATCGGAGCTCTTTTGAAAGAAAAAGGGTATACCCTTGCTGCGGCAGAAAGTTGTACAGGAGGTAAGGTAGCGCATACTATATCGGCAGTAGAAGGTGCTTCTGCTTATTTTGTGGGAGGGATTGTCTCATATGCAACCAGAAGTAAAACAGAAGTACTCGGAGTAGAAGCTTCCTTAATTGAACGTTATTCAGTAACTAGTATCGAAGTAGCCGAGCGTATGGCATTAAAAGCTAAAGAAAAGTTTGGAAGTGATTATGCGATAGCAACGACAGGTAATGCAGGACCTGATAAAGGCGATGGAGATGTTGAAGTAGGAACGATTTTTCTAGCTGTAGCAACACCGGATGGAGTGTCTTCTAAAGAAGTTCGTTTTGGGAAAAACAGAGCTCAGAATGTAGCAAGAGCTGTTAATAAATCCCTTGAGATGGTATTTAATCTATTAAAATAG
- the rpmB gene encoding 50S ribosomal protein L28 produces MSRVCELTGKKAMVGNNVSHAMNKTKRKFNANLIKKRFYIPEEDRWVTLKVSAAALKNINKNGISAVLKEARAKGFFK; encoded by the coding sequence ATGTCAAGAGTTTGCGAACTTACAGGTAAAAAAGCGATGGTAGGGAACAATGTTTCTCACGCGATGAATAAAACGAAACGTAAATTTAATGCTAACTTAATTAAAAAACGTTTTTATATTCCAGAAGAAGATCGTTGGGTAACACTTAAAGTTTCTGCAGCGGCATTAAAAAATATAAACAAGAACGGGATTTCTGCTGTATTAAAAGAAGCGAGAGCCAAAGGTTTCTTTAAATAA
- a CDS encoding SgcJ/EcaC family oxidoreductase: MNTTEAIVQEQLDAYNSRDLELFLSFYSDDIVILDFPGEKVTISGKEALRNVYKEMFENSPKLHCEIVSRIVFDDKVLDHERVSGRYGVDLVEVVAIYKLREGLISSVHFVRKNTK, encoded by the coding sequence ATGAATACTACAGAGGCAATAGTACAAGAGCAATTAGATGCATATAATTCGAGAGATCTTGAGTTGTTTTTAAGTTTTTATTCGGATGACATTGTAATTTTGGATTTTCCGGGTGAAAAAGTTACCATTTCAGGAAAAGAAGCGTTAAGAAACGTGTATAAGGAGATGTTTGAGAACTCTCCAAAGCTTCATTGTGAGATTGTTAGTCGTATTGTTTTTGATGACAAGGTATTGGATCATGAACGAGTTAGTGGGCGATATGGAGTAGATTTGGTAGAGGTGGTAGCAATTTATAAACTGAGAGAAGGTTTGATTTCGAGTGTTCATTTTGTTAGAAAAAATACAAAATGA
- a CDS encoding DUF4295 domain-containing protein has product MAKKSVASLQTKSNRLTKAIKMVKSPKTGAYTFVESIMAPEAVNDFLKQK; this is encoded by the coding sequence ATGGCAAAGAAATCAGTAGCATCGTTACAGACTAAGTCGAACAGGTTAACTAAAGCCATAAAAATGGTTAAGTCACCTAAGACTGGCGCTTATACTTTTGTGGAATCAATCATGGCTCCGGAAGCAGTGAATGACTTCTTAAAGCAAAAATAA
- a CDS encoding YdcF family protein — protein sequence MKKEVLVVLGGPNSVLGELSAISKSRLNHCALLYREGKQVLCTGGWGEGFNTSEAPHAFYAKQYLLRKGVKEDDFLAFALSKHTVDDAVKVKEVLYNREDVSLKIITSDFHVRRVKLIFNEILSAYDMDFIGVSCQELSGEALEKRLAHEKKAVEEIQKKGLYY from the coding sequence ATGAAAAAAGAAGTGTTGGTTGTGTTGGGAGGTCCCAATTCTGTATTAGGAGAGCTTAGTGCTATTTCTAAAAGTAGATTAAATCACTGTGCATTATTGTATAGAGAAGGAAAACAAGTTTTGTGTACAGGAGGATGGGGAGAAGGGTTTAATACTTCTGAGGCACCTCACGCTTTTTATGCAAAACAATACTTACTTCGGAAAGGAGTTAAAGAAGATGATTTTTTAGCATTTGCACTATCAAAACATACGGTAGATGATGCGGTAAAGGTAAAAGAAGTTCTTTATAACCGGGAAGATGTCTCTCTAAAAATTATTACTTCAGATTTTCATGTCAGGAGAGTAAAATTGATTTTTAATGAAATTTTAAGTGCATACGATATGGATTTTATCGGGGTATCTTGTCAGGAGCTATCAGGAGAAGCATTAGAAAAACGGTTAGCACATGAGAAAAAAGCAGTAGAAGAAATCCAGAAAAAGGGGTTGTATTACTAA
- a CDS encoding metal-dependent transcriptional regulator: MTNKGNLHKLTKSEEDYLKALFQLLIDEGLEKVGNNQLADHLNVSPASTNNMVKKLKAKGYVVSEKYTKLDLTEEGKRIAVRLIRKHRLWETFLCDYLNFTWDEVHEVAEQMEHINSPKLIDELDRFMNYPRRDPHGEIIPDADGKYSIQPKVMLSSLSEGDVCQLVSVNDGSVTFLRYVSEIGLVLSSKITILEIRDFDNSIRIQFDDRVETVTKKFADNVFVKISK, translated from the coding sequence ATGACTAACAAAGGGAATTTGCATAAATTAACAAAAAGTGAGGAGGATTACCTAAAAGCCCTTTTTCAATTGCTTATTGATGAGGGGTTGGAGAAAGTAGGTAATAATCAATTGGCAGATCACCTCAATGTATCTCCTGCTTCGACCAATAATATGGTGAAGAAGCTAAAAGCGAAGGGGTATGTAGTGAGTGAAAAATATACAAAATTAGACCTTACAGAAGAAGGGAAGCGAATTGCTGTAAGGCTGATAAGAAAGCATAGGTTGTGGGAGACATTTTTATGTGATTATCTCAATTTTACTTGGGATGAGGTACATGAAGTGGCAGAGCAAATGGAGCATATTAATTCTCCGAAGTTAATTGATGAGTTAGATCGCTTTATGAATTACCCCAGAAGAGACCCACATGGAGAAATTATACCGGATGCAGACGGGAAGTACTCTATTCAACCAAAAGTAATGCTGTCTTCTCTGTCAGAAGGAGATGTCTGTCAGCTTGTATCTGTTAATGATGGTTCTGTGACTTTTCTTAGGTACGTGTCAGAGATAGGACTGGTGCTAAGCAGTAAAATCACCATATTAGAAATTAGAGACTTCGATAACTCTATCAGAATTCAGTTTGATGACAGGGTAGAAACAGTCACAAAAAAGTTTGCAGATAACGTATTTGTGAAAATTAGTAAATAG
- the ftsY gene encoding signal recognition particle-docking protein FtsY yields the protein MSFFKRIFSSEKKETLDKGLEKSKTSFFSKLSKAVAGKSKVDDEVLDDLEEVLVSSDVGVKTTIKVIERIEERVSKDKYLGTAELNQILREEIAGLLSETNSGEATDYDIPKDKKPYVLMVVGVNGVGKTTTIGKLAYQFKKKGLNVVLGAADTFRAAAIDQLQVWADRVDVPIVKQAMGSDPASVAYDTLQSGVSQDADVIIIDTAGRLHNKINLMSELTKVKRVMQKVVGDAPHDVLLVLDGSTGQNAFEQAKQFTAATEVTSLAVTKLDGTAKGGVVIGISDQFKIPVKYIGVGEGIEDLQVFNKYEFVDSFFK from the coding sequence ATGAGTTTTTTTAAAAGGATTTTCTCTTCGGAGAAGAAAGAAACACTTGACAAAGGATTAGAAAAATCAAAAACAAGTTTCTTTTCTAAACTTAGTAAAGCTGTTGCCGGGAAATCTAAGGTCGATGATGAGGTTTTGGATGATTTGGAAGAAGTTTTGGTCAGTAGTGATGTCGGTGTCAAGACTACTATTAAGGTTATTGAAAGAATTGAAGAAAGAGTAAGTAAGGATAAATATTTAGGGACTGCCGAATTAAATCAGATCCTGAGAGAGGAAATAGCCGGATTGCTTTCTGAGACAAATTCAGGAGAAGCAACAGATTATGACATTCCAAAAGACAAAAAACCATATGTATTAATGGTGGTAGGAGTGAATGGTGTAGGAAAAACTACGACTATAGGAAAGTTAGCTTATCAGTTTAAGAAAAAAGGACTAAATGTTGTTCTTGGAGCTGCAGATACATTTAGAGCAGCAGCAATTGATCAATTGCAGGTATGGGCGGATAGAGTAGATGTGCCTATTGTAAAACAGGCAATGGGTAGTGACCCTGCCTCTGTAGCGTATGATACTTTACAGTCAGGAGTTAGTCAGGATGCAGATGTAATAATAATTGATACAGCAGGAAGACTTCATAATAAGATCAACCTGATGAGTGAATTGACTAAGGTAAAAAGAGTGATGCAAAAGGTTGTAGGAGATGCGCCTCATGATGTATTATTGGTGTTGGATGGTTCTACGGGACAGAATGCCTTTGAGCAGGCAAAACAATTTACTGCTGCAACAGAAGTAACCTCTCTCGCAGTTACCAAACTAGATGGTACAGCAAAAGGAGGAGTGGTTATCGGAATTAGTGACCAGTTTAAAATTCCGGTTAAATATATTGGTGTAGGAGAAGGGATTGAAGACTTGCAGGTGTTTAATAAATATGAATTTGTCGATTCTTTCTTTAAATAA
- a CDS encoding Hpt domain-containing protein: MEKGYSLEKVNELSGGDTEFVSVLVQTFLEEIPQDLDKMVHAVNSDDPPQAYQYAHKMKPNLQLFDIDLLSYIKEVEAWSKTNKTKEEISIVIEHIVATISKAISDLKADFE; this comes from the coding sequence ATGGAAAAAGGATATAGTTTAGAAAAAGTGAATGAATTATCGGGAGGAGATACAGAATTTGTGTCTGTTTTAGTACAGACATTTTTAGAAGAAATTCCTCAGGATTTGGATAAGATGGTTCATGCAGTAAATTCGGATGATCCTCCTCAGGCATATCAGTATGCGCATAAAATGAAACCAAATCTTCAATTGTTTGATATCGATCTTCTATCGTATATAAAAGAAGTAGAAGCTTGGTCTAAAACCAATAAAACAAAAGAAGAGATTTCGATTGTTATAGAGCATATAGTTGCTACTATAAGTAAAGCAATTTCTGATCTCAAAGCAGATTTTGAATAA
- the rpmG gene encoding 50S ribosomal protein L33 has product MAKKGNRVQVILECTEHKATGKPGTSRYITTKNKKNTPDRIELKKFNPVLKKMTVHKEIK; this is encoded by the coding sequence ATGGCAAAGAAAGGTAATAGAGTTCAGGTTATATTAGAATGTACAGAGCATAAAGCAACTGGTAAGCCAGGTACTTCTAGATATATTACTACAAAAAATAAGAAAAATACTCCTGATAGAATTGAGTTAAAGAAATTTAACCCTGTTCTTAAGAAGATGACTGTTCATAAAGAAATAAAATAA
- a CDS encoding fumarylacetoacetate hydrolase family protein, which yields MKLICIGRNYTDHIEELENEKPKDPVIFLKPDTSILLKKQPFFIPDFSDEVHHEVEILVKINRIGKYIDRKFAHKYYDEIGLGIDFTARDLQRELKEKGLPWEKAKSFDGAAVIGKWVSKNEFENVDAIDFCLKKNEEVVQQANTSLMLWKIDELIEYVSKYFTLKIGDIIFTGTPSGVGAVKAEDRLEGYINNQQFFSIRVK from the coding sequence ATGAAGCTTATTTGTATTGGTCGTAATTATACGGATCATATAGAAGAATTAGAAAATGAAAAACCAAAAGATCCGGTAATTTTCTTGAAACCTGATACTTCTATCTTATTAAAGAAACAACCTTTTTTTATACCTGATTTTTCTGATGAAGTGCATCATGAAGTGGAGATTTTGGTAAAAATCAATCGGATTGGGAAATATATTGATAGAAAATTTGCTCATAAGTATTATGATGAAATTGGTTTGGGAATTGACTTTACGGCTAGAGATCTGCAGCGAGAATTAAAAGAAAAAGGATTGCCTTGGGAAAAGGCTAAATCATTTGATGGTGCTGCAGTAATAGGGAAGTGGGTTTCTAAAAATGAATTCGAAAATGTAGATGCAATTGACTTCTGTTTGAAAAAAAATGAAGAAGTCGTGCAGCAGGCAAATACAAGTCTTATGTTGTGGAAGATTGATGAATTAATAGAATATGTGTCAAAATATTTTACTTTAAAGATAGGAGATATTATATTTACAGGAACGCCTTCTGGAGTTGGAGCAGTAAAAGCAGAGGATAGATTAGAAGGATACATCAATAATCAGCAGTTTTTTTCAATACGAGTAAAATAA
- a CDS encoding metal ABC transporter solute-binding protein, Zn/Mn family, which produces MKKITLLLLITLSLFSCNSNKKTPKEKLHVVTTTSMITDILHNIGGDLIQVDGLMGTGVDPHLYKATEGDVSKLINADIIFYNGLHLEGKLVAIFEKMKHQQIKTVALANILQKEALIDSDYFASNYDPHVWFDINNWKEVVQYATQELKKADPKNADAFEKNKDIYLKKLTLLATEIKQIINTLPQEKRVLVTAHDAFSYFGKAYDFEVIGLQGISTATEAGVQDVQRLANLIIEKKVKAIFVESSVPKRTIEALQAAVTSKNHEVTIGGTLYSDALGNPDTKEGTYTGMFLYNVNTIVNSLQ; this is translated from the coding sequence ATGAAAAAAATCACCCTTCTACTCCTTATAACCCTTTCTCTTTTCTCTTGTAATTCAAATAAAAAAACACCTAAGGAAAAACTTCATGTAGTCACTACCACATCTATGATTACTGATATCTTACATAATATAGGAGGAGACTTAATCCAGGTAGATGGCCTGATGGGAACAGGAGTTGACCCTCATTTATACAAAGCCACAGAGGGAGATGTTTCTAAATTAATCAATGCAGATATCATCTTCTATAACGGATTACATTTAGAAGGGAAACTGGTAGCAATTTTTGAAAAAATGAAGCACCAGCAAATCAAAACTGTAGCACTTGCGAATATTTTGCAAAAAGAAGCGCTGATTGACTCTGATTATTTTGCTTCTAATTATGACCCTCATGTTTGGTTCGATATTAACAATTGGAAAGAGGTAGTACAATACGCAACTCAGGAATTAAAAAAGGCAGATCCTAAAAATGCAGATGCTTTTGAAAAAAACAAGGATATATATCTAAAAAAACTAACCCTTTTAGCCACAGAGATCAAGCAAATCATTAACACGCTACCTCAAGAAAAAAGAGTTTTAGTAACTGCTCATGACGCTTTTAGTTATTTTGGAAAAGCGTACGATTTTGAAGTAATCGGATTACAAGGGATTTCTACAGCGACCGAAGCAGGCGTACAGGACGTACAGCGATTGGCGAACTTAATTATTGAAAAAAAGGTAAAAGCTATTTTTGTAGAAAGCTCTGTTCCTAAACGAACTATTGAAGCACTACAGGCTGCTGTAACCTCTAAAAACCATGAAGTAACTATCGGAGGAACCTTATATTCAGATGCATTAGGTAACCCAGACACTAAAGAAGGAACCTATACAGGCATGTTTTTATACAACGTCAATACAATTGTTAATTCACTACAATAA
- a CDS encoding amidase family protein codes for MKRIFFLLLLGMIVSCKSEPKQEKVQKEEVVHQQDSLDKIATKQFRDFKVTDAKVIQNKTIWAAFEEDFKKFTEVEYQKLRPVLLEREISEIHRLLNDGTLSYEELVLFYLYRIRKYDRENDTSLNSVIAINPDVVKQARLLDEKEHEMVSENSMYGIPVLVKDNVNTSKMSTTAGAIAMMNNKTEDAFVITKLKERGALILGKANLSEWAYFFCGDCPSGYSAVGGQTFNPYGRKKFDTGGSSSGSGVAVAANFCAVAIGTETAGSILSPASQNAVVGLKPTIGLISRGGIVPISSTLDTPGPMGRKVKDVAIMLTAMVGEDQEDPATLLGGKRKQKTYYEGFDTASVKGKRFGVLKSLVEDSLYQNATKVIEELGGTLVVVEEEKVELPGFLRLLNLDMKKDLEVYLSIYGGKDVKIKNVEDVILFNEKDTLIRAPYGQALLKGVVADSASTEELLSIKEKLKTEGRKFFDVLMDANQLDVVLSVNNYHAGFAAVAEYPALTVPMGVTEEGEPKGLTFIGKPFAEKKLLECGYVYEQQSKSRKQPKAYQ; via the coding sequence ATGAAAAGAATATTTTTTTTACTGTTGTTAGGGATGATAGTATCGTGTAAATCGGAGCCCAAACAAGAGAAAGTGCAAAAAGAAGAAGTTGTTCACCAGCAAGATAGTCTGGATAAAATAGCAACGAAACAATTCAGAGACTTCAAAGTGACGGATGCAAAAGTGATCCAAAATAAAACAATATGGGCTGCTTTTGAAGAAGATTTTAAAAAGTTTACAGAAGTAGAATATCAAAAACTACGTCCTGTACTTTTGGAGCGCGAGATTTCTGAAATCCATCGATTGCTTAACGATGGAACTTTGTCCTATGAAGAATTAGTTTTGTTTTATCTATACCGGATTCGTAAATATGATCGGGAGAATGATACATCTCTTAATTCGGTTATAGCGATAAATCCTGATGTGGTAAAGCAAGCAAGGTTATTAGATGAAAAAGAACATGAAATGGTTTCGGAAAATTCCATGTATGGGATTCCGGTTTTGGTAAAAGATAATGTGAATACTAGCAAGATGTCAACGACAGCAGGAGCTATTGCTATGATGAATAATAAAACCGAAGATGCTTTTGTAATAACCAAATTAAAGGAACGAGGAGCACTTATTTTAGGGAAAGCAAACCTGAGTGAATGGGCGTATTTCTTTTGTGGAGATTGCCCCAGTGGGTATTCGGCGGTAGGAGGACAAACCTTTAATCCATATGGGAGAAAAAAGTTTGATACGGGAGGTTCTAGTTCAGGAAGTGGAGTGGCTGTTGCAGCTAATTTCTGTGCGGTGGCTATTGGAACAGAGACTGCTGGCTCTATTTTGTCTCCTGCCAGTCAAAATGCTGTAGTAGGACTCAAGCCTACCATTGGATTGATAAGCAGAGGAGGAATTGTTCCTATTTCGAGTACACTCGATACGCCGGGACCTATGGGAAGAAAAGTAAAAGATGTAGCGATTATGTTGACGGCGATGGTAGGAGAAGATCAGGAAGATCCTGCAACTTTATTAGGAGGAAAAAGAAAACAAAAAACATATTATGAAGGGTTCGATACAGCATCTGTAAAAGGAAAACGTTTTGGAGTACTAAAATCATTGGTAGAAGATTCATTATATCAGAACGCAACAAAGGTAATTGAAGAATTAGGAGGCACTTTAGTTGTTGTAGAAGAGGAAAAAGTGGAGCTACCCGGCTTCCTGCGATTGCTTAATTTGGATATGAAAAAAGATCTTGAAGTGTATTTGTCTATCTATGGAGGAAAAGATGTAAAGATCAAAAATGTTGAAGATGTGATTTTGTTTAATGAAAAAGACACGCTTATTAGAGCTCCTTATGGACAAGCATTGTTAAAAGGTGTGGTTGCCGATTCAGCGAGTACAGAAGAGTTGTTATCGATAAAGGAAAAACTAAAAACAGAAGGAAGAAAATTTTTTGATGTTCTTATGGATGCGAATCAATTAGATGTTGTGTTATCTGTTAATAATTATCATGCAGGTTTTGCAGCTGTAGCGGAATATCCTGCATTGACAGTGCCAATGGGGGTTACAGAAGAAGGGGAACCAAAGGGGTTGACATTTATAGGTAAGCCATTTGCTGAAAAGAAATTATTGGAATGTGGGTATGTGTATGAGCAGCAATCAAAAAGTCGGAAACAACCAAAAGCATATCAGTAA